AGGCACCGCCGTAGGCCTTGCGGGTGATCGTGGTGATCAGCGGCACCGTGGCCTCGGCGTAGGCGTACAGCAGCTTCGCGCCGCGCCGGATGATGCCGTTCCACTCCTGCTCGGTCCCGGGCAGGAAGCCCGGCACGTCCACGAAGGTCAGCACCGGCACGTTGAACGCATCGCAGGTGCGGACGAACCGGGCGGCCTTCTCGCTGGCGTCGATGTCCAGGCAACCGGCGTACTGGGTCGGCTGGTTGGCGACCACGCCGACGCTCTGACCCTCGATCCGGCCGAAGCCCACCAGGATGTTGGGTGCGAACCGCTCGTGCACCTCTAGGAACTCGCCGTCGTCCAGGACCCGGGTGAGCACCTCGTGCATGTCGTAGGGCTGGTTCGCCGAGTCCGGAATCAGCGTGTCGAGTTCGAGATCGGTCTCGGTGAGGGAGTCGACGACCGCGCCCTGATCGGCCACCGCTACCGGATAGAGCGGCGGTTCGCTGAGATTGTTCGACGGCAGATGACTCAGCAGCGACTTGACGTAGGAGATCGCGTCCTCCTCGTCGTTGCCCAGGTAGTGCGCCACCCCGGACCGGGTGTTGTGGGTTTCCGCCCCGCCCAGCTCCTCGAAGGTGACCTCCTCGCCCGTGACGGTCTTGATCACGTCCGGGCCGGTGATGAACATGTGCGAGGTCTTGTCGACCATCACCACGAAGTCGGTCAACGCGGGCGAGTAGACATGGCCGCCCGCCGTAGCGCCCATGATCAACGAGATCTGCGGGATGACCCCGGACGCATGGGTGTTGCGCCGGAAGATCTCGCCGTAGAGCCCGAGGGAGACCACACCCTCCTGAATCCTGGCCCCGCCGCCCTCGTTGATGCCGACGATCGGTCGGCCGGTCTTCAACGCCAGGTCGAGCACCTTGACGATCTTCTCGCCGTAGACCTCGCCGAGGGAACCGCCGAAGACCGTGACGTCCTGGCTGAACACACAGATAGGTCTGCCATCGACCGTGCCGAAACCGATGACCACGCCGTCGCCGTACGGACGGTTGCGCTCCTGGCCGAAGTTGATCGACCGGTGGCGAGCGTGCTCGTCGAGCTCGAGGAAGGAACCCGGATCGAGCAGCATGTCGATCCGCTCCCGGGCCGTGTGCTTGCCCTTGGCGTGCTGCTTCTCCACGGCGCGCGCCGATCCGGCGTGCACGGCCTCGTGATTGCGGCGGGCGAGATCGGCGAGTTTGCCCGCCGTGGTGTGAATGTCGGGTTGGGTGTCCGACAGTTCCCCGACCGGCTCGGTTGCGCTGCTCATGCCCGCGAGCCTAACCAGCGGCCCGCCCGGGGGACATGGTCCGGCGGCGTCACATCGAGGACGGATCCTGGTCCAGCGTCGCGCGGATGGACACAATCTGTGGGAGCAAGACGGGGATCTCTTCAGAGATCACTTTCCACAACACGCTGAAATCGATCTCGAAGTAGCTGTGCACGGTGCGATGACGCATACCGATCACAGCTCGCCATGGTACCTCCGGGTGAGCCAGTTGCAGCTCGTCTCCGACGTGATTGGCGGCTTCCCCGATGATCTCTGTCAGCTTGACCAGACCCAGCTGAAGTATCCGGTCCTCAGAGAGTTGATCTCGCGTTTTCGGACAGTTTTCGATGATCTCGGTAGCTGCTCCGATGATGTCATCGAGGCGCTGTTTGGCGGATCGCTTCACACCGGGACCGCTTCGGCGAGGATCCTGTCTCGCATTTGCCTCTTCAACCCGTTCGGTGTCGCGACCTGGGTGAAGACGTTGAGGAGATCTTCCACGCCGAGCGCAAAGCTGGTCATGGCGATATAACCGCCGTCGATGTCGATCAGAAGATCGAGGTCACTGTCCTCGTCGGCTTCGCCCCTGGCCACCGAGCCGAACACCCGAACGTTGCTGACTCCGTGCCGACGAGCGATGGCATGGATCTCGTCTCGATGAGCGAGGACCTCTTCCATCGTGACCCGGCGATGTGGCGCATCGACGACGGTGCCCGAGCCTGGCTTGTTGTTCATGAAGTCACCTCCCGCTTCCAACGCCATTCTCCTCGGGTGCACCTGACCCCGGCAACACTCGAAGTGATGATCATCGCCCCACCCGGCCCCACCCAGGCGCCGGCGCCCACCGACGTATCCTCCGGACGTGGCCGAAACCTCACAGCGCGCCCCGCTTGACCAGCGGTTCCTTCGGTCTGCCCTGGTGCGGCCCGCAGGTCCCTACGCGGCAGTCGACGTCCGGGCGAGCACCGGATCGACCAACGCCGACCTCGTCGCCCGGGCCGTCGAGGGCGCCCCGGACCGGACCGTGTTACTGGCCGAGGAGCAGACCGCCGCGCGGGGCAGGCAGCGTCGGTCCTGGACCTCGCCTGCGGGGGCGGGGCTGTATCTCAGCGTGTTGTTGCGGCCGGAGGTGCCGCCCGCCCAGCTCGGCTGGCTGCCGCTGTTGGCAGGGCTGGCCCTGGTCCGGGCGGTCCGGGCGGTGAGCGGCGTCGAAGCCGCGATGAAATGGCCGAACGATCTGTTGGTCGGGCCACACCAGCGCAAATGCGCTGGCATTCTTGCCGAGGCGGTACATCTCGGGCAGGCGGCGGATGCCGGCCAACCCGGCCAGGCCATCGTGCTGGGCATCGGACTCAACGTCGACCACCGGCTCGACGAGCTACCGCCGCGCCCGCATGGCCCCGAGGCGACCTCGCTGCATCTCGAAGGGGCCATCAGCCTGGATCGGACCGAGTTGGCGATCCGATTGCTCGAAGAGCTGGACGGGACGGAACGCACCTGGCGTAGCCACGACGGCGACGTGGCCCGCTCCGGGCAGCTCGCCGCCTACCAGGACGCCAGCGCCACCCTGGGGCGCCGGATCCGCGTCGAACTGGCGGGTGACCGGGCGGTGCTGGGCACCGCGGTCGATGTCGATGCGGGCGGCCGGATCGTCGTGGACACCGACGCGGGTCCGACCGAGAGCTTCTCGGCCGGTGACGTCGTCCACCTTCGAGCAGGCTGATCGACCCGGCCCGGACGGATTGCCCGAAAGACTCCGCAGCCGCCGCGAGGGCAACGGAGTAATGGGAAGCGTTATGACCGCGATGGTCCCGACGGGCCCTCCTCGCCGGTACGGTGATCGCGTCGTAAACGACGACACGCCCTGATCTGGAGGAAACACCGTGGGTTACCCGGAGAACATGCTCACCAACGACGAGCATGTCGTGGTCCACAAACACTCGCACTGGAAGATGATCTTCTGGCCCACGGTGGCACTGGTGCTCATCGTCGCAGCGGGGATCTTCGGCGCGATGATGGTGGCAGAAGAGGACTGGGCAACGATCGGCTGGATCGCCATCGGGGCGCTCGGGCTCATCCTGATCGTCTGGCTGTTCCTGATCCCCTTCATCAAGTGGCAGAGCACCCACTTCGTGGTGACCAACGAGCGAGTGATGTACCGGGCAGGCGTGTTGCATCGCACCGGCGTCGACATCCCGTTGAGCCGGATCAACAGCGTTCGCTTCGAGCACAGCCTCATGGACCGGGTGCTGGGCTGCGGCACGCTGATCATCGAATCCGCCTCCGACGAGGCGCTCACCTTCGACGACGTGCCCAACGTCGAGCGGGTGCACGGAATGCTCTACCAGCAGATCGACGAGGGCGGCCAAGCCGACTTCTACTACCCGCAGCGCAGCCAACAGCCCCGGCCCACCGAATGACCGACTTTCGTGCGCTCGGCCTGCCCCAGCGTGTCCCGGCCCCCGAACCAGGCGCGTTGCCCTCTCGGGTGACGATCTGGGAGGTGGGGCCGAGGGACGGGCTGCAGAACGAATCGACCACGCTGACTCTGGACGTCAAACTGGAGTTTCTGCGCAGGTTGGCGGCGGCGGGCCTGAGCGTGCTCGAGGCGACGAGCTTTGTGAGCCCGCGCTGGGTTCCCCAACTCGCCGACGCCGCAGAGCTGATCGCGGCGTTGCCCCAGGTGCCCGGGGTGCGTTATCCGGTCTTGGTGCCCAACGAGCGCGGACTGGACCGGGCGCTGGAAGCGGGCATCGCCGAGATCGCGATCTTCGGCAGCGCGACCGAGTCCTTCGCCCGCCGCAACCTGAACTGCGGAATGGCCGAGCAGTTCGCGATGTTCGAACCCGTGGTGTCCCGCGCGACCTCGGCGGGACTGCGAGTCCGCGGCTACCTGTCGATGTGTTTCGGCGACCCGTGGGAAGGCACCCCGGATCCCGCTTCGGTGGCCGAGACGGGACGCAGGCTGCTGGACCTCGGCTGTGACCAGCTCTCGCTCGGCGACACCATCGGCGTCGCGACGCCGGGCCAGGTCGAGACGCTGCTCAAGGCGTTCGACGAGGTCGGGGTCGGCGTGGACCGGTTGGCCGTGCACTTCCACGACACCTTCGGTCAAGCCCTGTCCAACACCCTCGCCGCCCTGCGCGCAGGCGTGTCCACCGTGGACTCCTCGGCAGGCGGCCTCGGCGGATGCCCGTATGCCGAATCGGCGACGGGGAACCTGGCCACCGAGGATCTGGTGTGGATGCTGGACGGACTCGGCATCGAGCATGGCGTCGACCTCGACGAATTGGTGCGGACCAGCGTCTGGATGGCCAGACAACTGGGCAGGCCCAGTGCATCCCGCGTGGTCACCGCGCTCGGCGGTAGTTGACCCACGATGCCGGATAACCCGCTGTACCAGGCCGTATCGGGGCAGCAGCCTGCCGCCGAACTCGGCCTGGTGGCGGGCTTACCGGTACTGACCTGGCGGTTGTCCAAGCCGTGGCTGGCGATCTCTTCGGCCGTGCTCGGCGGCGGTATCGGCGAACGTCACTGGGTGTGCAACGCGACCGTGCACCGCGACTACGACCGTCCCGACCCGGCCGCGCACCTCCGGGAGATCGCCGGGGAACTCGACCTGCTGGGGCCGGGGGTCGGCCTGCTCACCGCGATGGACGTCGGCGACGCCATCACCCGTGTTGATCACGAGGTGACGGCCTGCGTGACGACCGGGGTCGGCGAGCATCCGACCTGGGCCGCCGCCGAGGAATCGCCGCTCCTCTCCGCGCAACCGGGCACCGTCAACGCGGTCTGTGTGCTGCCCGTCCGACTCACCGAGGGCGCCCTGGTCAATGCCGTGGCCACGGTGGCCGAGGCCAAGGCGCAGGCTTTCGGCGATCTGGGTGTGCCGGGAACCGGAACCTGCACCGATGCCACCGTGTTGCTATGTCCGGTCGATGGTCCGGTGGAGAGTTATGGCGGACCGCGATCCCGCATCGGCGGTGCCCTCGCGCGGGCTGTGCACGCCGCCGTCCACGCCGGACTGACCGCCGCGCCTCCGGGCACATCCTGGAGCTATCGACGTACGCGACCGCCGTCGTTGCCCCCGACATCCAACTGAGACGGCCGGGATCGCGAACGCTCTCCGGGTCCCGATTCGCCCATGGCCAGCGGTGTCGAGCGGCCAGGAACCCTAGCGATCGGGCCCGACCGTTTCCTGCCGCCCGAGGCTGTCGCCGGTGCACGATCGACACCGGATCGGTATCGGAGCCAAGGATTTCCGCGTGGGAATGCTGCCGAACCCAAGCGAGTCCTATCGGTGTTCGACACGTGCTGACCAGCGAATATGCCCATAATTACCGGATGGATCCGGCCTTTCGGGCAGTTCGTGGGGGCGAGTGAACCGTTTGATCGAATTTGTTGCAAGATCGTGGGAACCGGATCTGGATCGGCTCCGTCCAACACCGGTACATCCATCGGGGGGCGGACCACCGGAGGCGTTATGGTGACCGACCACCAAGCCAACGTCGAACGATTGCTCGGCGAGTATCGGCGCAGCCGAGAGCAGCTTGGTGAGGTACACAGGCGTCTTGCTGAGATCAGCGAGACCGTGACCAGTCCTGACTCGTCGGTCGCGGTCACCGTGGGCCATCGTGGGATCGTCCAGCGGGTATGGATCGCCGACCACGCGTACCGCCGGTACCGGCCCGCCGACCTCGCCGTGCTGGTGACACACACCATTCAGGTCGCCTCGGCCTCGGTGGCGGCCGTCTCCGCCAGGGTGGCCTCCGAGGTGCTCGCACCGGGCGAGGCCGCAGGCAGGCAGGCGCCGAACAACGGGCGGTCCGAGGACTTCGGGCAGCAGAGCGTGCGGCAGGCGCCGAGCTGGTAGGGCTCGGGCACCACCGGTCGTTAACAAGGGAGGCGCAGGCATGTATCTCGTTGATCCGGATCAGTTGGAGACCCGCGCGGGCCGGTTCACCGGCCTGTCCGGTCAGGTCGAGGATGCCGCGGCGGCGCTGCGGGACGCGCTGGCCGAGACCGAGGGCTGTTGGGGCTCCGACGAGATCGGCCGCAACTTCGCCGCCCGACACGTCGGTCCTTCGGCGGAGGTGGTCGAGCTGCTCGACGCTCTCCCGGGCGAACTGCTCGACATGCGCGATCGCCTACAGGCGACCGCACGGGACTACTCGTCGGTGGACGAGCACAACGCGGGCCTGGTCGGGTCCAACGATGCCGGGTCGCACTGACCGCAGGCGCTGTAGATGAGGGGCGAGTAGATGGGTATCGAGCTTCCCCCGGAGCTAGCAGACGTCGCGCAACGTGCGGGCGTCTACTGGCCCTCCGCGGATGAGGAGAAAATGCGGACCGCCGCCGCTGCGTGGCGCGCCGCGGGTACGGCGGTCGACACCGCGGGCACGGACGCCGACAGCGCGGCGACCTCGGTATTCGACGGCTTCGAGGGCGAGGCCTCGGACGCGGCCCGCGAACGCTGGGAGACCTTCAGCTCCGACGAGGGACGCTTCCGCAGCATCGTGCGCGGCTGCGAGGAGGCCGCCGCCCGCCTGGAGTTCGCGGCCGACCAGATCGCCGCGACCAAGGTCGAGATCATCCGCCGGTTGGTGCTGCTCGCCGTCAAGGTCGACGCCGCAGAGCAGTCGGGCATCGATGGCGATGCCAGCGCGGAAGCGGAACTCGAAACGCTGTTCGCCGGTGCCCAGGCGGAGTTCGAGGAGGTCAACGGGACGCTGGCCTCCGCTGTGGAGGTCGAGAGCGGCGACGCGCTGCCCGAGTTCTCCAGCGCGAGCGGCGATCTGTCGGCCTTCCGGCCGGAGGGCGGGACGGCGGGACAGCTGCTCGATCCGCAGCTCGCCGAGCTACTCGGTCTCGATCCCGATTCGCTCGTGCCCGGTCTGGGTCCCGACGGCCTCGGCGGCGAGGGTCTCTTCCCCGGCGGCCCCGGATCCGATCGGGATGGATCGCCGATCCTCGGTGGGGACGGCTTCGGCAACAACGGTTTCGGTTCGGACGACGAGGACTCGCTGGGGCTGTCCGGACTGGTCGACTCGATGGTCGATTCCGGTGAGCTGTCGGAGAACGAAGCCGACCAGCTCGCGGAGAACCGGGGCTTCACCTGGGGCGAGGACCTGGTCGAGGAACAGGAGAACCTGGGCGCGTCGAATCCGTCGCCGAGCGATCTGCGGGACCTGGATCCGGAGAGCACCGGGCCGATTCCGATGGGAGTCATCGACGACGTCGCGAACACGGCCCTCCACGCAGGCGACCCCGGACCCGGCACCCCGCCGGGCGGACAGGCGGGCTTCACCCACCCGAGCGCGGGCGCGGGTGTCGGACCGGCAGCGCCCGGCCCCTCCAACGGCTCCGGTTACAGCGGACCCTCGATTCCCGACCCGCCGTCGAGCGGTTCCGGCGAACGTCCCGCCCCGCCGTCGTTGACGCCGTCCTTCGCCGGGCCACCACCCGAGGCCGCCCCGGCGCCCGCGCCGACTCCGCGTCCCGATTTCGCTCCGCCGGGGCAGCAAGCGAACCCGGCGCCGCCCGCTCCGTCGGCCCCCGCTCCCTCGGCCCCCGGCGGTTCCGCACCGCCGTCCGGCGGCGCCCAGCCCTCCGCGCCCGCACCGGCCCCGGGCAGGCCGATGCCCACCATCCCGGCGCCGGGTGGCGGTTTCGGTATCCCCGGCGGCACGCCCGCGCCGAGCATGCCCGGCGCACCGGTACCGCCCAGCGCGCCGATCGCGGGCGGCGGGCCCGGCCCGGTGGCGCCAGCTCCCGGCGGCGCACCGGTCGCCCCCGGTGCGCCAGGCGCCCCCGGTGGTCCGGTCGGCGGCCCGCCCGCCGGATCGAAACTCGGTGGGATGCCCGGCTTCGGTGGTCCCGTCGGCGGACCGATCGGCGCGGGCGGACCGGCACTCGGGGGCACTCCAGGCGTGGGACCCGCGCCCGGCATGGGCGGCGCCCCGGCCGGCGGGATGGTCGTCGGTGGTGGACCGGTCGTCGGGCACATGGCGGGCAACGCCATGCCCGGCAAGGCCGCACCGATGGCACCGGCAGGCGACATGTTCGGTGGCCCGGCGATGGGCGCCGACCACGGTGCCGCAGGCAGGCCCGTCCGACCACAGCAGGTCGATGCGGAGCTGCTGGCCTTCACCATGAGCCTCTTCCCACTCGGGCACATGCCGGTGCCCAGCGCGCGGCCCGCGCGTCAGCTGCCGGTTCCGCCCCGGGAGACCGATTTCGCGCCC
This Actinoalloteichus hymeniacidonis DNA region includes the following protein-coding sequences:
- a CDS encoding acyl-CoA carboxylase subunit beta produces the protein MSSATEPVGELSDTQPDIHTTAGKLADLARRNHEAVHAGSARAVEKQHAKGKHTARERIDMLLDPGSFLELDEHARHRSINFGQERNRPYGDGVVIGFGTVDGRPICVFSQDVTVFGGSLGEVYGEKIVKVLDLALKTGRPIVGINEGGGARIQEGVVSLGLYGEIFRRNTHASGVIPQISLIMGATAGGHVYSPALTDFVVMVDKTSHMFITGPDVIKTVTGEEVTFEELGGAETHNTRSGVAHYLGNDEEDAISYVKSLLSHLPSNNLSEPPLYPVAVADQGAVVDSLTETDLELDTLIPDSANQPYDMHEVLTRVLDDGEFLEVHERFAPNILVGFGRIEGQSVGVVANQPTQYAGCLDIDASEKAARFVRTCDAFNVPVLTFVDVPGFLPGTEQEWNGIIRRGAKLLYAYAEATVPLITTITRKAYGGAYDVMGSKHLGADVNLAWPTAQIAVMGAQGAANIVHRKTLAQAAANGEDTDALRAKLQQEYEDTLCNPYVAAERGYVDSVIAPSHTRGYLARSLRLLRDKRETLPPKKHGNIPL
- a CDS encoding HepT-like ribonuclease domain-containing protein produces the protein MKRSAKQRLDDIIGAATEIIENCPKTRDQLSEDRILQLGLVKLTEIIGEAANHVGDELQLAHPEVPWRAVIGMRHRTVHSYFEIDFSVLWKVISEEIPVLLPQIVSIRATLDQDPSSM
- a CDS encoding nucleotidyltransferase family protein, which gives rise to MNNKPGSGTVVDAPHRRVTMEEVLAHRDEIHAIARRHGVSNVRVFGSVARGEADEDSDLDLLIDIDGGYIAMTSFALGVEDLLNVFTQVATPNGLKRQMRDRILAEAVPV
- a CDS encoding biotin--[acetyl-CoA-carboxylase] ligase; its protein translation is MAETSQRAPLDQRFLRSALVRPAGPYAAVDVRASTGSTNADLVARAVEGAPDRTVLLAEEQTAARGRQRRSWTSPAGAGLYLSVLLRPEVPPAQLGWLPLLAGLALVRAVRAVSGVEAAMKWPNDLLVGPHQRKCAGILAEAVHLGQAADAGQPGQAIVLGIGLNVDHRLDELPPRPHGPEATSLHLEGAISLDRTELAIRLLEELDGTERTWRSHDGDVARSGQLAAYQDASATLGRRIRVELAGDRAVLGTAVDVDAGGRIVVDTDAGPTESFSAGDVVHLRAG
- a CDS encoding PH domain-containing protein, encoding MGYPENMLTNDEHVVVHKHSHWKMIFWPTVALVLIVAAGIFGAMMVAEEDWATIGWIAIGALGLILIVWLFLIPFIKWQSTHFVVTNERVMYRAGVLHRTGVDIPLSRINSVRFEHSLMDRVLGCGTLIIESASDEALTFDDVPNVERVHGMLYQQIDEGGQADFYYPQRSQQPRPTE
- a CDS encoding hydroxymethylglutaryl-CoA lyase, which encodes MTDFRALGLPQRVPAPEPGALPSRVTIWEVGPRDGLQNESTTLTLDVKLEFLRRLAAAGLSVLEATSFVSPRWVPQLADAAELIAALPQVPGVRYPVLVPNERGLDRALEAGIAEIAIFGSATESFARRNLNCGMAEQFAMFEPVVSRATSAGLRVRGYLSMCFGDPWEGTPDPASVAETGRRLLDLGCDQLSLGDTIGVATPGQVETLLKAFDEVGVGVDRLAVHFHDTFGQALSNTLAALRAGVSTVDSSAGGLGGCPYAESATGNLATEDLVWMLDGLGIEHGVDLDELVRTSVWMARQLGRPSASRVVTALGGS
- a CDS encoding adenosylcobinamide amidohydrolase → MPDNPLYQAVSGQQPAAELGLVAGLPVLTWRLSKPWLAISSAVLGGGIGERHWVCNATVHRDYDRPDPAAHLREIAGELDLLGPGVGLLTAMDVGDAITRVDHEVTACVTTGVGEHPTWAAAEESPLLSAQPGTVNAVCVLPVRLTEGALVNAVATVAEAKAQAFGDLGVPGTGTCTDATVLLCPVDGPVESYGGPRSRIGGALARAVHAAVHAGLTAAPPGTSWSYRRTRPPSLPPTSN
- a CDS encoding YbaB/EbfC family nucleoid-associated protein, whose product is MTDHQANVERLLGEYRRSREQLGEVHRRLAEISETVTSPDSSVAVTVGHRGIVQRVWIADHAYRRYRPADLAVLVTHTIQVASASVAAVSARVASEVLAPGEAAGRQAPNNGRSEDFGQQSVRQAPSW
- a CDS encoding WXG100 family type VII secretion target; amino-acid sequence: MYLVDPDQLETRAGRFTGLSGQVEDAAAALRDALAETEGCWGSDEIGRNFAARHVGPSAEVVELLDALPGELLDMRDRLQATARDYSSVDEHNAGLVGSNDAGSH
- a CDS encoding TNT domain-containing protein; protein product: MGIELPPELADVAQRAGVYWPSADEEKMRTAAAAWRAAGTAVDTAGTDADSAATSVFDGFEGEASDAARERWETFSSDEGRFRSIVRGCEEAAARLEFAADQIAATKVEIIRRLVLLAVKVDAAEQSGIDGDASAEAELETLFAGAQAEFEEVNGTLASAVEVESGDALPEFSSASGDLSAFRPEGGTAGQLLDPQLAELLGLDPDSLVPGLGPDGLGGEGLFPGGPGSDRDGSPILGGDGFGNNGFGSDDEDSLGLSGLVDSMVDSGELSENEADQLAENRGFTWGEDLVEEQENLGASNPSPSDLRDLDPESTGPIPMGVIDDVANTALHAGDPGPGTPPGGQAGFTHPSAGAGVGPAAPGPSNGSGYSGPSIPDPPSSGSGERPAPPSLTPSFAGPPPEAAPAPAPTPRPDFAPPGQQANPAPPAPSAPAPSAPGGSAPPSGGAQPSAPAPAPGRPMPTIPAPGGGFGIPGGTPAPSMPGAPVPPSAPIAGGGPGPVAPAPGGAPVAPGAPGAPGGPVGGPPAGSKLGGMPGFGGPVGGPIGAGGPALGGTPGVGPAPGMGGAPAGGMVVGGGPVVGHMAGNAMPGKAAPMAPAGDMFGGPAMGADHGAAGRPVRPQQVDAELLAFTMSLFPLGHMPVPSARPARQLPVPPRETDFAPGIRFPPQDHPQSDLVDLRQSSGRDNEPTGVEENGCPARLREGHDSLGDLNERVWDRRFLVRAAPSDHSGPAEYAWPPGELFREGAADPAGSEAAILPVGTRLDRLGTPHGRVFAEADTKFAARSLPPEYADRPYTQYVVQKPLPAWRAVSAPWFAQPGGGLRFRLTQSAVELVQAGYLAVDETASTARVSATVSDLVQTVPQA